AATCCTGCGAAGTCGTCCCCGCGTTCGCGGCCGCAATACAGATGACGGAACCGACTGCGAGGGCCACAAGCGCGTAACCCCCGCCCGTCCAACCGGCCAGCAGAAACAAAAGGCAGGTGAACATGAGCGTGGCGATCGTGTCGCCGGAAATCGGATTGGACGTCGTGCCGATCATTCCGACCACCCGACACGAAACAGTGACAAAGAAGAAACCAAAGATGACGATCAGGACGGACGCTACGAGGTTGGAGAACGGATGTCCGGGATGGATCGCGAAATTGAGAACCATCCAAAGAATCGCGACGATCGTGACCGAGCCGCCGGCCAAGAGCCAATTCGGCATATCGCGTTCGGTCCGAACGCGGGTGTCCGCCGGCTGGTCGTTCGATTCGCGGCTCGCCTTGAAGCTCCGCATTCCACCCGCGAACGATTCCACAATCATCGGCAACGACTTAATCAGGTTATAAAAACCTCCGACCACCACCGCTCCGGCGCCGATATATCGAATGTAGTTGCTCCAGATTTGTCCCGGTGACATTTCCGCGATCGGGATTTTTCCGGGCGGGATGACCATCCCTCCGACCGATCCGAAAAATTGAATGAGCGGCAGCAGACACATCCAGGCGAGAACCCCGCCGGCCACCATGATCGACGCCGATCGCGGCCCGATGATATAGCCGATGCCCATAAGTTCAGGGGAAACCTCCACCGTAGCCGTCATTCCCGGAAACGCCTTCTTCGACGTCCAGGCGACCACTTCTTTCCAGAACAAAAAGACCGCCATCAAGATCTTGTAGCCGATGCCGAAGCCGACTCCTTGGAAGACCCGCTTGGCCATCTCGCCGCGTTTTTCTCCCGCAATGAGAATGTCGGCGCACGCCGTCCCCTCGGGATACGGAAGAACGCCGTGTTCTTTCACGATGAGCGCCCGGCGAAGGGGAATCATGAACAGAACGCCGAGCCAACCTCCGCAAAGCGCAAAGACCGTGATCTTCCAATATTCAAGGTTGTGGCCGAGGAAGATGACCGCCGGAATCGTGAAAATCACGCCGCCCGCGATCGCCTCGCCGGCGCTCCCGATGCATTGAACGATGTTGTTTTCCAAAATCGTGGAGCGCCCGAGCGTTTTCAAAATCATGATGGCCAGCACGGCGATGGGGATCGAAGCGTTGACCGTCAAG
The Bdellovibrionota bacterium genome window above contains:
- a CDS encoding oligopeptide transporter, OPT family; amino-acid sequence: MQAAQKQATQKAQTNFQPYVSPHQTVSEMTIKAIVVGVAFALIFGAVTVYLGLKLGLTVNASIPIAVLAIMILKTLGRSTILENNIVQCIGSAGEAIAGGVIFTIPAVIFLGHNLEYWKITVFALCGGWLGVLFMIPLRRALIVKEHGVLPYPEGTACADILIAGEKRGEMAKRVFQGVGFGIGYKILMAVFLFWKEVVAWTSKKAFPGMTATVEVSPELMGIGYIIGPRSASIMVAGGVLAWMCLLPLIQFFGSVGGMVIPPGKIPIAEMSPGQIWSNYIRYIGAGAVVVGGFYNLIKSLPMIVESFAGGMRSFKASRESNDQPADTRVRTERDMPNWLLAGGSVTIVAILWMVLNFAIHPGHPFSNLVASVLIVIFGFFFVTVSCRVVGMIGTTSNPISGDTIATLMFTCLLFLLAGWTGGGYALVALAVGSVICIAAANAGTTSQDLKTGFLVGGTPKNQQIGLMLGVTTSAFIIGGTLLFMNRTYRTFTPLPAAVAIPAEFVTADTVSYESKEYRVGIVREGVPDLAAGRYVVAEDGTSLANFQEGIGGEKMPAPQARLMSLVIDGILTRKLPWGFILAGAFIAFTMILCGVQSVLAFAVGLYLPLSTTAPVFCGGMVRALVDRNRERKAKKRGEKTTEEGEAGAGSLFSSGLVAGGALGGIAVAVVANWEHVREAAEKVGPSVFGPLAGSQIFALAVFSFMGYLIYRIGSQALRTD